Proteins co-encoded in one Kribbella qitaiheensis genomic window:
- a CDS encoding sirohydrochlorin chelatase encodes MTAPALVILAHGSRDPRSAATVHSLVSCLREMRDDLRIEASFLDHCPPTPYQVIDRLASEGVEEVVILPLLLSSAFHARVDVPAVVDEARSRFPDLRIIASDVLGYDESLLDVLDRRMRAELKDGRVRELDALVLACAGSSDTQANAAVARLARLWGQRHKLPVVAAFTTAATPSPAEAVLQWRLEGRRHVAVGSFFLAPGTLPDRAEETARKAGAVAVSRPLGVSAEVARLALLRYGVAGLDLLTLEPAPRPVLMRPELVRTA; translated from the coding sequence GTGACTGCTCCAGCTCTCGTGATCCTCGCCCACGGCAGCCGCGATCCGCGCTCGGCCGCCACCGTCCACTCGCTCGTGAGCTGCCTTCGCGAGATGCGGGACGACCTGCGGATCGAAGCCTCCTTCCTCGACCACTGCCCGCCCACGCCGTACCAGGTGATCGACCGGCTCGCCTCCGAGGGCGTCGAAGAGGTCGTGATCCTCCCGCTGCTGCTGTCGTCCGCGTTCCACGCCCGCGTCGACGTACCGGCCGTGGTCGACGAGGCTCGCAGCCGCTTCCCGGACCTGCGCATCATCGCCTCCGATGTCCTCGGGTACGACGAGTCGCTGCTCGACGTTCTCGACCGGCGGATGCGCGCCGAGCTCAAGGACGGTCGCGTGCGAGAGCTGGACGCGCTCGTACTGGCTTGCGCCGGATCCAGCGACACCCAGGCGAACGCGGCCGTCGCACGGCTTGCGAGGCTCTGGGGCCAGCGGCACAAGCTGCCGGTCGTCGCTGCCTTCACCACAGCGGCCACGCCTTCGCCAGCAGAAGCTGTTCTGCAGTGGCGGCTGGAAGGTCGTCGCCACGTGGCGGTCGGCTCGTTCTTCCTCGCCCCGGGCACACTCCCGGACCGCGCCGAAGAGACCGCCCGCAAGGCCGGAGCAGTCGCGGTCTCCCGCCCCCTTGGCGTGAGCGCCGAGGTAGCCAGACTGGCTCTCCTCCGCTACGGCGTAGCCGGCCTAGACCTACTAACCCTCGAGCCGGCCCCCCGCCCGGTCCTGATGCGCCCAGAACTGGTCCGCACCGCCTGA
- a CDS encoding SDR family oxidoreductase, with translation MSTLTSTTPLQGRVAVVTGASSGIGEAAAEKLASLGARVVVLARRADKLQDLVERIAKNGGTAVAIAADVTDTTAVRAAADRVETELGGADLLFNNAGVMLPAPIEELATGQWQHQIDLNIAGLMNVIGAFTPQLVSVGQKRGVADLINTSSIAAQNIFPNFAVYSGTKAYVTHLSRHLRVELGAKNVRVSTIEPGIVGTELQSHVTDQGALDWLEASKESMQWLTPHDIAETIGFIATLPPHVNLQQVTIMPTAQPN, from the coding sequence TCCACCACCCCGCTCCAAGGCCGCGTCGCCGTGGTCACTGGTGCCTCCAGCGGCATCGGTGAGGCCGCCGCCGAGAAGCTCGCCTCACTCGGCGCTCGCGTCGTCGTCCTGGCCCGCCGCGCCGACAAGCTGCAGGACCTGGTCGAGCGGATCGCTAAGAACGGCGGCACCGCCGTCGCCATCGCTGCCGACGTCACCGACACCACGGCCGTCCGGGCCGCGGCCGACCGCGTCGAGACCGAGCTGGGCGGCGCCGACCTGCTGTTCAACAACGCCGGCGTCATGCTGCCCGCCCCGATCGAGGAACTGGCCACCGGCCAGTGGCAGCACCAGATCGACCTGAACATCGCCGGCCTGATGAACGTCATCGGCGCCTTCACCCCGCAACTGGTGAGCGTCGGCCAGAAGCGCGGCGTCGCCGACCTGATCAACACCTCATCCATCGCGGCGCAGAACATCTTCCCTAACTTCGCCGTGTACTCCGGCACCAAGGCGTACGTCACCCACCTCTCGCGCCATCTGCGCGTCGAGCTGGGCGCGAAGAACGTCCGAGTGTCGACCATCGAGCCCGGCATCGTCGGCACCGAACTGCAGAGCCACGTCACCGACCAGGGCGCCCTGGACTGGCTGGAGGCCTCCAAGGAGTCGATGCAGTGGCTCACCCCCCACGACATCGCCGAGACCATCGGATTCATCGCCACCCTGCCCCCGCACGTCAACCTCCAGCAGGTCACGATCATGCCGACCGCACAGCCCAACTGA